Proteins from a genomic interval of uncultured Methanocorpusculum sp.:
- a CDS encoding UbiX family flavin prenyltransferase — protein sequence MKRIVVGVTGASGILYAKRLLEALKQAKAEVFLIISDTARTVAKLEEVDLSGYPVHYEENLDLEAGIASGSFQFDAMVIVPCSMKSLAQIANGYSTTLIARAADVCLKERRPLILVPRETPYSRVHLVNMLAAHDAGALILPASPPLYTHPKTLDELADMIAARILDHVGIEHTIGTRWKE from the coding sequence ATGAAGAGGATCGTCGTCGGGGTGACCGGAGCATCCGGGATACTGTATGCAAAACGGTTGCTTGAGGCGCTCAAACAGGCAAAAGCCGAAGTTTTTCTCATCATCTCGGATACCGCCCGGACCGTCGCCAAACTCGAAGAGGTCGATCTGTCCGGCTACCCGGTACATTATGAGGAGAATTTAGATCTGGAAGCGGGCATCGCCAGCGGATCATTTCAGTTCGATGCGATGGTGATCGTTCCCTGCAGCATGAAAAGTCTTGCTCAGATCGCAAACGGATACTCGACAACATTGATCGCGAGAGCCGCCGATGTCTGTCTCAAAGAGAGAAGACCGCTCATCCTCGTCCCTCGGGAGACTCCGTATTCGCGGGTCCATCTCGTCAACATGCTCGCGGCCCACGATGCCGGCGCCCTGATCCTGCCCGCATCCCCTCCTCTGTATACACATCCAAAAACGCTGGACGAACTTGCAGATATGATCGCCGCACGGATCTTGGACCACGTCGGGATCGAACATACCATTGGAACACGGTGGAAAGAATGA
- a CDS encoding methytransferase partner Trm112, whose translation MKRRILDIICCPVCKGKFMLTEMEGNDTEIMEGLLTCTACKRVYPISSGIANLLPEDQR comes from the coding sequence ATGAAACGCCGGATACTTGACATCATCTGCTGCCCTGTATGTAAGGGAAAGTTTATGCTTACAGAGATGGAGGGTAATGATACAGAAATAATGGAAGGACTTTTGACATGTACTGCATGCAAACGGGTGTATCCGATCTCATCGGGGATCGCAAACCTCCTTCCGGAAGATCAGAGGTAA
- a CDS encoding PGF-CTERM sorting domain-containing protein yields MKTTKMIAAVLAVFLALTLFVGAGAAATTVDIGSTSTGYLYQVGGIELESYDNFLYYTGTSVPTYDSVIKATYALDAVPGSTTLKTLNNPNAVAGYYVNNTTLSSAVYVYLALPTIRLDAYLAGTGTPIAGTTLTQDQRIDLKVTNASLLKYGLQFTTPSGGKTSDFNSTDFSDSETFDSADLSDIALTNVTLGTWSAVAKFNTTGPYNVSIYTPDKYMYSPSVTFTVGDSSSSIAVSKDKIVRGNSVLLTLSGVPGVVVNVFVDNIGFNLLAGQPNVDYTQILTDEGWISKFNVIIPASGSAVVQLDTNSCTTAQSYKFTGEFYGTTSTTEKTAKVTVEKGVVTIAPGQDSYYLGTELTLSGTDTESDKVYLYIKGSNKALQQVNDSNGDRVTVIVKADNTWTTSFKLTNTYDAGTYTFYAVTSDVGAFPADLDGAIYESCSVAMKQPFLTATVVSSTVAKGDDIKITGTAEAADSLLYYVFGTNKFVTGTITTEDDGSYSKKISTSTLDAGQYFVVIQHPMYDKVFNVKPYFGIIYLDNLGEPTECSIELFNTADRQSANAAQALCDALDSQNIDDIYVKLTFIVATPTLTMNPVSDVAKGSALKVSGTTNLKADTLVNVDVLSTAFTAVDKSSVNSASFITLTTKVVAGADGVNTWEVTFDTTGLNVDSYTIQAVAGDLTTSTVIKITEAKPTATATATATATATATATATTTKTPGFGAFLSLAGLGAVAVLVLRRD; encoded by the coding sequence TTGAAAACAACTAAAATGATTGCCGCAGTTCTTGCAGTTTTCCTTGCACTGACACTCTTTGTTGGAGCAGGTGCAGCAGCAACAACTGTGGACATTGGAAGCACATCGACGGGATATCTTTATCAGGTTGGTGGAATTGAACTCGAATCTTATGATAATTTCTTGTACTACACTGGAACCTCAGTTCCGACTTATGACTCTGTAATCAAAGCAACTTACGCGTTAGATGCGGTACCTGGTAGTACTACATTGAAGACCCTTAACAATCCCAACGCAGTTGCAGGTTACTATGTAAATAATACTACATTAAGCTCGGCTGTGTATGTCTATCTTGCATTACCGACTATCAGACTGGATGCCTATCTTGCAGGTACGGGTACTCCAATTGCAGGAACCACTCTTACCCAGGATCAGCGTATTGATTTAAAGGTAACAAATGCCTCCTTATTGAAATATGGTCTTCAGTTTACCACTCCATCCGGTGGTAAGACATCTGACTTCAATTCAACGGACTTTTCGGATTCTGAAACCTTTGACTCAGCAGATCTCTCTGATATTGCCCTTACTAATGTCACTCTTGGAACCTGGTCCGCAGTTGCAAAATTCAACACTACTGGCCCATACAATGTCTCTATCTACACGCCAGATAAATACATGTACTCCCCATCTGTGACATTCACCGTTGGAGATTCCAGTTCAAGTATTGCTGTTAGCAAGGACAAAATTGTTCGTGGTAATTCTGTACTTTTAACTTTAAGTGGTGTCCCGGGTGTTGTTGTTAACGTTTTTGTTGATAATATTGGTTTTAACCTCCTTGCAGGTCAGCCAAATGTAGACTATACTCAGATTCTTACTGATGAAGGGTGGATCAGCAAATTCAACGTAATAATTCCGGCATCCGGAAGTGCTGTTGTCCAGCTTGACACCAACTCTTGTACCACTGCTCAGTCTTACAAGTTTACAGGAGAGTTCTATGGAACAACTTCAACAACAGAAAAGACTGCAAAAGTCACAGTTGAGAAAGGTGTAGTTACTATTGCACCGGGTCAGGATTCGTATTATCTTGGAACTGAACTTACTCTCTCTGGAACAGACACTGAATCTGACAAAGTTTATCTCTATATTAAAGGCTCGAACAAAGCTCTTCAGCAGGTAAATGATTCTAATGGTGATAGAGTAACAGTAATCGTCAAAGCTGATAATACCTGGACAACCTCATTCAAACTTACAAACACATATGATGCAGGTACCTACACATTTTATGCAGTTACATCTGACGTTGGTGCATTCCCAGCAGATCTTGATGGGGCAATTTACGAGTCCTGCTCAGTTGCTATGAAGCAGCCCTTCCTTACTGCAACTGTAGTTTCCTCTACTGTTGCAAAGGGAGATGACATTAAAATCACTGGAACTGCAGAAGCAGCAGATTCTCTTCTTTACTACGTCTTTGGTACAAACAAATTCGTAACCGGAACTATCACCACAGAGGATGATGGATCTTATTCCAAGAAGATTTCAACCAGCACTCTTGATGCAGGTCAGTATTTTGTTGTAATTCAGCATCCAATGTACGACAAAGTATTCAACGTTAAGCCGTACTTTGGCATTATCTATCTGGACAACTTAGGTGAACCAACAGAGTGCTCTATCGAATTGTTTAACACTGCTGATCGCCAGAGTGCAAATGCAGCACAGGCACTGTGCGATGCACTTGACAGCCAGAACATTGATGATATATATGTGAAGCTTACGTTTATTGTTGCAACACCGACTCTGACTATGAACCCGGTGTCCGACGTTGCCAAAGGCTCTGCACTTAAGGTTTCTGGAACCACTAACCTCAAAGCAGACACTCTTGTAAATGTTGATGTTCTTTCAACCGCATTCACTGCAGTTGACAAGAGCAGTGTAAACTCTGCCTCCTTTATCACCCTGACAACTAAGGTTGTTGCAGGTGCAGATGGCGTTAATACTTGGGAAGTTACCTTTGACACAACCGGATTAAATGTTGATTCTTACACTATCCAGGCAGTCGCTGGTGATCTCACCACTTCAACCGTCATTAAGATCACTGAGGCAAAGCCAACCGCAACCGCAACTGCAACCGCAACTGCAACCGCAACTGCAACCGCAACTGCAACCACGACTAAGACCCCAGGCTTTGGTGCATTCCTTTCACTCGCCGGCCTTGGCGCTGTCGCAGTTCTCGTCCTCCGCCGCGACTAA
- a CDS encoding UbiD family decarboxylase, whose product MRDFILQMKKAGLVEEITDPISSVYEAPKLAFRTNKMLEFSNMDGHRCVMNTIFDRDSLSVALNIPKDRLVKTLAACTYAGKTRDAGTLQFEKADLAKIPIMKHFPKDAGKYLTSGIVFSAWNGVTNASIHRLQVLDETHLIGRIVEGRHTYKLMKQAFSEGEKLPIAIVIGPHPAETFAASTRVPEGKEMNYAAEILGKELDLFTCPNGIQVPDAEIILYGYLTPDLHEEGPFVDISGTYDPVRMQPVLEIVGMRTKPDFIYHGIVPAGAEHKMLMGAPYEPRIYQAVSGVTNVKDVYLTPGGAGYFHAVVQIKKMTDGDGKNAIMAAFAAHTSLKHVVIVDEDINIYDPSDVEFAIATRVRADTDVMIISGVRGSSLDPCRIGDGMNVKAGVDATIPLGSEDEFIRAEWD is encoded by the coding sequence ATGAGAGATTTTATTTTGCAGATGAAAAAAGCAGGGCTTGTCGAAGAGATCACCGACCCGATCTCTTCAGTATACGAAGCCCCGAAGCTTGCCTTCCGGACAAATAAAATGCTGGAATTTTCGAATATGGATGGTCACCGCTGTGTGATGAATACCATCTTCGACCGGGATTCGCTTTCGGTGGCATTGAATATTCCAAAGGACAGGCTTGTAAAAACACTTGCCGCCTGTACCTACGCGGGAAAAACCCGGGATGCGGGAACTCTGCAGTTTGAAAAGGCAGACCTCGCAAAGATCCCGATCATGAAGCATTTCCCAAAAGATGCAGGAAAATATCTGACATCGGGAATCGTGTTTTCGGCATGGAACGGAGTTACCAACGCCTCGATCCACCGCCTGCAGGTCCTGGATGAAACCCACCTGATCGGCAGGATCGTCGAAGGGCGTCACACCTACAAACTGATGAAGCAGGCTTTTTCCGAAGGAGAAAAACTCCCGATCGCAATAGTGATCGGACCCCATCCCGCCGAGACCTTTGCCGCATCCACCAGAGTCCCTGAAGGAAAGGAGATGAACTATGCTGCAGAAATCCTCGGAAAAGAGCTGGATCTTTTCACCTGTCCAAACGGAATTCAGGTTCCCGACGCTGAGATCATCCTTTACGGTTATCTGACCCCTGACCTCCATGAAGAAGGACCGTTCGTCGACATCAGCGGGACCTACGATCCCGTTAGGATGCAGCCCGTGCTTGAGATCGTCGGTATGCGAACGAAACCCGACTTCATCTATCACGGGATCGTTCCTGCCGGCGCAGAACACAAAATGCTCATGGGAGCTCCCTATGAGCCGAGGATCTATCAGGCAGTCTCAGGCGTCACGAACGTAAAAGATGTCTACTTAACACCGGGAGGAGCAGGATACTTCCATGCGGTCGTCCAGATCAAAAAGATGACCGACGGGGACGGGAAAAATGCCATCATGGCAGCATTCGCCGCCCACACATCGCTCAAACATGTCGTCATCGTCGATGAAGACATCAACATCTACGACCCCTCGGATGTGGAGTTCGCGATCGCAACCCGCGTCCGGGCAGACACGGATGTCATGATCATCTCAGGTGTCAGGGGATCCTCGCTCGATCCCTGCAGGATCGGAGACGGCATGAATGTTAAGGCAGGGGTGGATGCGACCATTCCTCTTGGATCAGAAGATGAGTTTATCCGTGCTGAATGGGATTGA
- a CDS encoding AMP phosphorylase has protein sequence MNLILDMIDISTPVILLNDTDARQIGVLEGDRVTITQVKTKHSIAAPVSITKTLTSQGTATISLGTNETLAGEKGDEIDVRAAPRPASIAFIRKKMDGGKFTREETATIISDMSSNVLSPSEITAYITAAYINGLDMDEVEYLTREMVASGEQITFTKKPVVDKHSIGGVPGNKITLLVVPVIASAGLLIPKTSSRAITGAGGTADLMEALAPVAFSAAEIKSMTEKAGGVIVWGGATNIAPADDMIVTYEYPLKIDARGQMLASIMAKKMAVGSDTCVIDIPIGPGTKIPDEAEGRVLANELITLGNRLGIRVECAITFGGSPIGRNIGVNLEVSEALSILEGKRGANSLVQKSVAIAGIALEMTGKTGADAGAEAVYDLIKKGKALKKMLDIIEIQGGDPKIKSTDFPTGEHTFIIPSASDGYVVSIKNQALISIARAAGSPVDHGAGLHLHKKPGEYVKRGEPLLTIYAERGWRLTCAIEEARTNYPVLVEGMLLERIPK, from the coding sequence ATGAACCTTATACTTGACATGATTGATATCTCTACACCAGTTATTCTTCTCAATGACACTGATGCCAGACAGATAGGCGTTCTTGAAGGTGATCGTGTTACCATTACCCAAGTAAAAACAAAACACAGCATTGCAGCTCCTGTCTCTATCACAAAAACGCTCACGAGTCAGGGTACTGCCACAATATCTCTTGGAACCAATGAAACCCTTGCCGGAGAAAAAGGAGACGAAATAGATGTTCGTGCCGCTCCCCGTCCGGCCTCAATCGCCTTCATCCGAAAAAAAATGGATGGAGGTAAATTTACCCGGGAAGAGACTGCCACTATCATCTCCGACATGTCATCGAACGTCCTCTCTCCCTCGGAAATTACTGCTTACATCACTGCGGCTTATATTAACGGACTTGACATGGATGAAGTTGAATATCTCACCCGGGAAATGGTAGCTTCAGGAGAGCAGATCACCTTCACGAAAAAACCCGTCGTTGACAAACACTCGATAGGAGGTGTTCCCGGAAATAAAATCACGCTTCTTGTTGTTCCGGTAATTGCGTCTGCTGGCCTCCTCATCCCAAAAACCAGTTCGAGGGCAATCACTGGTGCGGGAGGAACCGCCGATCTTATGGAGGCTCTTGCCCCGGTCGCCTTCTCGGCAGCTGAAATCAAATCCATGACCGAAAAGGCCGGTGGAGTTATCGTTTGGGGCGGGGCAACAAACATCGCTCCGGCTGACGACATGATCGTCACCTATGAATATCCGCTGAAAATTGATGCCAGGGGCCAGATGCTTGCAAGCATTATGGCAAAGAAAATGGCTGTTGGTTCCGACACCTGTGTAATAGATATTCCAATTGGCCCCGGCACAAAAATCCCTGATGAAGCAGAAGGCCGTGTCCTTGCAAACGAACTCATTACTTTGGGAAATCGACTTGGCATTAGGGTAGAATGCGCCATCACCTTTGGCGGATCCCCAATTGGAAGAAATATCGGCGTGAACCTTGAAGTATCCGAAGCTCTCAGCATATTGGAAGGAAAACGCGGTGCTAATTCTCTTGTACAGAAAAGTGTTGCCATTGCAGGAATCGCACTCGAAATGACCGGTAAAACTGGGGCGGATGCTGGAGCTGAAGCTGTGTATGATTTAATCAAAAAAGGGAAAGCCCTCAAAAAAATGCTGGATATCATTGAGATCCAGGGGGGAGATCCAAAGATAAAATCAACTGATTTCCCAACGGGAGAGCATACCTTTATCATCCCGTCTGCCTCGGACGGATATGTTGTCTCCATCAAAAATCAGGCACTGATCAGTATTGCCAGGGCTGCCGGATCTCCGGTAGATCACGGAGCGGGTCTCCACCTCCACAAAAAACCAGGAGAATACGTTAAACGCGGTGAGCCTCTTCTCACCATCTATGCCGAACGCGGCTGGCGACTTACGTGTGCAATCGAGGAGGCACGAACAAATTATCCTGTCCTCGTTGAAGGCATGCTTCTCGAACGGATTCCAAAATAA
- a CDS encoding peptidase M50 has product MSLLDKISPFERKDLLIAWLVLGVAFTLGINGGFALLTDYQNITVEGLLITFLVSLIAVGLSFVLHELAHKFTAMKFGYWAEFRKSTQMLIIAVVVAAITGIVFAAPGATLINTAGREMTKKENGLISIAGPLTNLVLIIPFIIIMIIGFMMSPSAGIVLFTLPGFLFYLGLIGFQVNAMLAFFNMLPVGPLDGKKIMRWNPVVFGVVIAVSLVLLYLALVPTVILSLFA; this is encoded by the coding sequence ATGAGTCTCTTAGATAAAATCTCCCCGTTTGAAAGAAAAGATCTTCTGATCGCCTGGCTTGTCCTCGGTGTTGCCTTTACGTTAGGCATCAACGGCGGATTTGCATTACTTACCGACTATCAAAATATAACCGTAGAAGGACTTCTGATAACCTTCCTCGTATCGCTGATCGCGGTCGGACTCTCTTTCGTGCTTCACGAACTTGCCCACAAATTCACTGCCATGAAGTTCGGTTACTGGGCAGAATTCAGAAAAAGCACGCAGATGCTGATCATCGCCGTAGTCGTTGCGGCAATTACGGGAATCGTATTTGCCGCACCCGGAGCCACGCTCATCAACACGGCCGGACGCGAGATGACCAAAAAAGAGAACGGACTTATCTCCATCGCCGGACCCCTCACAAATCTCGTCCTGATCATTCCGTTCATCATCATAATGATCATCGGGTTTATGATGTCGCCTTCGGCGGGGATCGTTCTCTTTACCCTGCCGGGATTTTTGTTCTATCTGGGATTGATCGGGTTCCAGGTCAATGCGATGCTCGCATTCTTCAACATGCTCCCGGTCGGGCCGCTTGACGGAAAAAAGATTATGAGATGGAACCCTGTCGTCTTCGGGGTAGTTATTGCCGTATCGCTTGTCCTGCTCTATCTCGCACTTGTGCCGACCGTGATTCTCTCGCTTTTTGCCTAA
- the cbiB gene encoding adenosylcobinamide-phosphate synthase CbiB has translation MAFGAVILFFGLVIDRLIGDPRSTYHPVALIGRFIGLWGRTNYYHPRTERFIGICGWLLTVSVAILPCLLILLYTPWYISLPLYILALAFCIGWRSLEEHVGAVETALTLGEEEGRKAVGYLVSRDTKNLTFEQIRSGAYESAAENLVDSIIAPIFWFVVFELLFGMGILGAVLFRSANTMDAMLGYKDERIRLGWFPARMDDILAYLPARITGAVLLLIFLLKGRIKQAWYIFKHDRKLRPGFNGGIPMSLIAGGCGVMFEKPGVYQIGYPEQTLEEGGKKIISTIRWCTAISAAIGILLLFLI, from the coding sequence ATGGCGTTCGGTGCAGTAATCCTTTTTTTCGGACTGGTCATCGACCGTCTGATCGGTGATCCGCGTTCAACATATCATCCCGTGGCTCTGATTGGCAGATTCATCGGCCTTTGGGGACGCACGAACTATTATCACCCAAGAACCGAACGGTTTATTGGAATCTGCGGCTGGTTGCTGACCGTAAGTGTCGCAATACTTCCCTGTCTGCTCATTCTCCTGTATACACCGTGGTATATTTCCCTCCCGCTCTACATACTCGCCCTTGCATTCTGCATAGGCTGGCGCTCGCTCGAAGAGCATGTCGGAGCGGTCGAAACGGCCCTTACACTGGGGGAGGAAGAGGGAAGAAAAGCCGTCGGGTATCTCGTCAGCCGGGACACGAAGAACCTGACCTTCGAACAGATCAGATCCGGAGCGTATGAATCCGCAGCGGAAAATCTCGTCGACAGTATCATTGCCCCGATTTTCTGGTTCGTGGTTTTTGAACTCCTCTTCGGTATGGGAATCCTCGGAGCAGTACTATTTCGATCGGCTAACACCATGGACGCCATGCTCGGATACAAAGACGAAAGGATACGCCTTGGCTGGTTCCCGGCAAGAATGGACGACATCCTCGCCTATCTCCCGGCACGGATCACCGGAGCAGTTTTACTTCTTATCTTCCTATTGAAAGGAAGAATAAAACAGGCATGGTACATCTTCAAACATGACCGGAAATTACGGCCGGGTTTCAACGGCGGCATTCCCATGAGTCTGATCGCCGGCGGCTGCGGGGTCATGTTCGAAAAACCCGGCGTCTATCAGATAGGATATCCAGAACAGACCCTTGAAGAGGGAGGGAAAAAAATTATCAGCACGATTCGATGGTGTACGGCTATAAGTGCCGCGATCGGCATCCTCCTTCTCTTTTTGATATAA
- a CDS encoding adenylosuccinate synthetase, with the protein MPSTIIVGGFFGDEGKGKIVAHIAQKDKATIIARGGVGPNAGHTINVQNEKYVVRMIPSGFLYPKAELMIGSGVLVDPRVFAHELDILKCAGRTKIDGRCGIIEEEHISLDKKDPHLSKTVGSTGSGCGPANADRVMRKGRLARDVPELAPYITDVAQNLNDAIEQGDSVLIEGTQGFGISLYYGNYPFVTSKDTSASQMAADVGVGPTNIDDVVVVFKAFPTRVGEGPFPTELTHDQSLALGIQEFGAVTHRERRIGTWDGKMARYSAMINGCTTIAITGIDHIDESVYGVSDYAKLTPKALAFIDQIEADTGKPVGIISTGPDQSHIIDIRSEL; encoded by the coding sequence ATGCCAAGTACGATCATAGTCGGCGGCTTTTTTGGCGACGAAGGGAAAGGGAAAATCGTCGCCCACATTGCACAAAAAGACAAAGCAACCATTATTGCCCGTGGCGGGGTCGGACCGAACGCAGGCCATACCATAAACGTACAAAACGAAAAATACGTTGTCCGTATGATTCCGTCTGGATTCCTCTATCCAAAAGCGGAACTCATGATCGGCAGCGGAGTTCTGGTTGACCCACGCGTCTTTGCTCACGAACTTGACATCCTCAAATGCGCTGGTCGAACAAAAATTGATGGCCGCTGCGGGATCATCGAAGAAGAACACATATCTTTGGACAAAAAAGATCCCCACCTTTCAAAAACGGTTGGATCGACCGGCTCCGGATGCGGGCCGGCAAACGCCGACCGTGTCATGAGAAAGGGCAGACTTGCACGGGACGTCCCGGAACTCGCACCATATATTACAGATGTAGCCCAAAACCTCAACGACGCGATTGAACAGGGCGACTCAGTCTTAATTGAAGGAACTCAAGGGTTCGGCATTTCCCTTTACTATGGAAATTACCCGTTCGTTACCAGCAAAGACACCTCGGCATCCCAGATGGCCGCCGATGTCGGTGTCGGACCAACCAACATCGATGATGTCGTCGTTGTCTTCAAAGCATTTCCAACACGTGTCGGCGAAGGACCTTTCCCAACCGAACTCACCCATGACCAATCGCTTGCTCTGGGAATTCAGGAGTTCGGCGCCGTAACTCACAGAGAACGCCGTATTGGAACGTGGGACGGGAAAATGGCTCGCTACTCCGCCATGATCAACGGATGCACCACCATCGCCATCACCGGTATCGATCACATTGATGAATCCGTCTACGGCGTAAGCGACTATGCAAAACTCACGCCGAAAGCACTGGCCTTCATCGACCAGATCGAAGCCGACACGGGAAAACCGGTAGGCATCATCTCGACCGGCCCTGACCAGTCGCATATCATCGACATCAGATCAGAGCTCTAA
- a CDS encoding aconitase X catalytic domain-containing protein: MELDKYDQALLNGEYGETKQKMMEILLALGKIYEAEKFIEVKSVQVSGASFKTIGDAGLSWLNSLSGKAVVPSFLNPIGMPREEWQNLGIPDEFAKKQLEVNAAYTRLGIRPTCTCTPYYFNIIERGDHLAWSESSAVSYVNSVLGARTNREGGPSALASALTGKTPYYGLHIVRNRIHQIEFHIDDPEATKSWTNAHYGALGIIAGAISGNRIPFFTEIRPNRDMLKSLGAAMAASGAVALYHVNEITPETRFPFFKKHIEEDEREVVEIEVSEIDELFGSLEADVVALGCPHVSEEELEELAFLLENRRVVMPFYIFAAEEMNAKHPDLCTKIQNSGAKIVPDTCMVVSPLMDRAGVVMTNSGKAFTYLPGMCKATPLLGTLEECVRAGCGE; encoded by the coding sequence ATGGAACTAGATAAATATGATCAGGCGCTACTGAACGGAGAATACGGCGAAACCAAACAAAAAATGATGGAGATCCTCCTCGCTCTTGGAAAAATCTACGAGGCAGAGAAGTTCATCGAAGTAAAAAGCGTTCAGGTATCCGGCGCCTCATTTAAAACGATCGGGGACGCAGGTCTTTCCTGGCTCAACAGCCTGTCGGGAAAAGCGGTCGTCCCGTCGTTTTTAAACCCGATCGGCATGCCGCGTGAAGAGTGGCAGAACCTTGGGATCCCGGACGAGTTCGCAAAAAAACAGCTGGAAGTCAACGCCGCATATACCCGGCTCGGGATCCGGCCGACGTGTACCTGCACCCCGTACTACTTCAACATCATCGAACGGGGGGACCATCTCGCATGGTCAGAGTCCTCGGCGGTCAGCTACGTGAATTCCGTTCTCGGGGCAAGGACCAACCGTGAAGGAGGACCCTCCGCTCTCGCGTCCGCTCTTACCGGAAAGACGCCATACTACGGTCTGCACATCGTCAGGAACCGGATCCACCAGATCGAGTTCCACATCGACGATCCGGAGGCGACAAAATCCTGGACCAATGCCCATTACGGGGCTCTCGGGATCATCGCCGGAGCGATCTCAGGAAACAGGATACCGTTTTTCACCGAAATCAGACCAAACCGCGACATGCTGAAAAGCCTTGGAGCCGCCATGGCCGCAAGCGGGGCAGTTGCCTTATATCACGTGAACGAGATCACCCCGGAGACCAGGTTCCCCTTCTTCAAAAAACATATCGAAGAGGATGAACGCGAAGTCGTCGAGATCGAAGTGTCCGAGATCGATGAGTTGTTCGGCAGTCTCGAAGCGGATGTCGTAGCTCTTGGATGTCCTCATGTCTCCGAGGAGGAGTTGGAAGAGCTTGCTTTCCTTCTGGAAAACAGACGGGTCGTGATGCCGTTCTACATCTTCGCTGCAGAAGAGATGAATGCAAAACACCCGGATCTTTGTACAAAGATCCAAAACAGCGGTGCAAAAATCGTACCCGACACCTGCATGGTCGTCTCGCCACTGATGGACAGAGCCGGAGTCGTCATGACGAACTCTGGAAAAGCCTTCACGTATCTCCCGGGAATGTGCAAAGCGACGCCGCTTTTAGGCACACTCGAGGAATGTGTCCGTGCAGGATGTGGTGAATAA
- a CDS encoding HD domain-containing protein → MAKQIKDPVHGYIEVPTPLVPLLDTEVVQRLRYIKQLGFVYLVYPGANHTRFEHSLGAMHLASLLARQLDLSKDDTLLVCTAALLHDIGHGPFSHASEKLRAEYGPFSHDDIAPFLIMPEISDILDENGTDTKEIAGIVAGNHRLAGVIHGDLDVDRMDYLLRDAHYTGVPYGNLDSGRLIQSLVLTEDGLAIKDSGIPAAETLLIARTLMAPSVYYHHVGRIAEQMFLLAGRSHFADEKPDAFMRMDDLAGTTLLMNSPSSVSREMMHRIWRRDLYKRAVYNGHEQLDMDRVSTLRPEEKNRMRRAIAETANVPEEKIILDIPPIRKEMRMMVQVQNQHDLVPFEEIIPLLSMMNATRRDQWRLGVFAPADILEKVGDAAREVLSLRRATKQDKLPGTIV, encoded by the coding sequence ATGGCAAAACAGATCAAAGACCCGGTGCACGGATACATCGAAGTTCCAACGCCTCTTGTCCCTCTTCTAGATACGGAAGTTGTTCAGCGGCTCAGATATATCAAACAGCTCGGCTTCGTGTATCTCGTATATCCGGGAGCAAACCACACGCGTTTCGAACACTCGCTTGGAGCGATGCATCTCGCCTCCCTTCTTGCAAGGCAGCTAGATTTGAGTAAGGACGATACGCTTTTGGTCTGCACGGCCGCCCTCCTCCATGATATTGGACACGGGCCGTTCTCCCATGCAAGTGAAAAACTTCGGGCAGAGTACGGACCCTTCTCCCATGACGATATTGCACCGTTCCTAATAATGCCGGAGATCTCCGACATTCTGGATGAGAACGGCACGGATACTAAAGAAATTGCGGGGATCGTGGCGGGAAATCACCGGCTCGCCGGGGTCATACACGGCGATCTTGACGTTGACCGTATGGACTATCTTTTACGCGATGCACACTATACCGGAGTCCCGTATGGAAATCTAGATTCCGGCCGGCTTATCCAGTCCCTTGTTTTGACGGAAGACGGACTTGCCATCAAAGATTCCGGCATCCCGGCGGCTGAAACCCTTCTGATTGCGAGAACTCTCATGGCCCCTTCAGTCTATTATCATCACGTCGGCAGAATCGCAGAACAAATGTTTCTGCTTGCCGGAAGAAGTCATTTCGCCGACGAAAAACCCGACGCGTTCATGAGAATGGACGATCTTGCAGGAACCACCCTTCTTATGAACTCGCCATCAAGCGTCTCCCGCGAAATGATGCACAGGATCTGGAGAAGAGATCTCTACAAGCGGGCAGTCTATAACGGACACGAACAGTTGGACATGGACCGAGTCTCGACCCTTAGGCCGGAAGAGAAAAACCGGATGAGACGGGCAATCGCCGAAACTGCAAATGTCCCTGAAGAAAAAATCATCCTCGACATCCCCCCCATCCGAAAAGAGATGCGGATGATGGTCCAGGTACAAAACCAGCATGATCTTGTCCCATTTGAAGAGATCATCCCCCTGTTATCCATGATGAATGCAACAAGACGGGATCAGTGGCGGCTTGGTGTGTTTGCCCCGGCAGACATCCTTGAAAAGGTCGGCGACGCGGCACGAGAGGTCCTCTCCCTGCGCCGGGCAACAAAACAAGATAAACTCCCAGGTACTATAGTATAG